Proteins encoded by one window of Tubulanus polymorphus chromosome 7, tnTubPoly1.2, whole genome shotgun sequence:
- the LOC141908825 gene encoding uncharacterized protein LOC141908825, producing MAGVGSKLQAYLQKNDKSSTSSTSSLLETDGNRTWLPSFMKPPNPEDDNSTSSHDGTNGWFNEANRDPCLPSLSKKQRILGFMGCIAVGLFCFVLAWLFLPMVVVKPRKFALLYTLGSLFLIASFSLLWGPMNHVKHLLSGPRIAFTTAYLGTMFATIYFSVWYKSTALTIVFAVAQMISLVWYMVSYIPGGHTGMKFFTKIFYSAASTTVSKTLPV from the exons ATGGCCGGTGTTGGAAGTAAATTGCAAGCATATTTGCAGAAAAATGACAAATCCTCGACGAGTTCTACGTCTTCCTTATTGGAAACAGATGGAAACAGAACTTGGCTCCCTAGTTTCATGAAACCCCCGAATCCTGAGGATGATAATTCTACTAGTAGTCATGACGGGACTAATGGCTGGTTTAACGAAGCCAATCGGGATCCTTGTTTACCGTCACTG TCAAAGAAACAGAGAATATTAGGATTCATGGGTTGTATCGCGGTTGGACTGTTCTGTTTTGTCTTG GCCTGGTTATTTTTGCCGATGGTAGTTGTGAAACCCAGGAAATTCGCACTGCTCTACACACTTGGAAGTCTGTTTCTAATCGCTAGTTTTTCGTTACTGTGGGGACCAATGAATCATGTGAAGCATTTATTATCGGGGCCAAGAATAGCTTTTACAACTGCTTATTTGGGCACCATGTTCGCGACTATATATTTCTCTGTATGG TACAAGTCAACTGCTCTAACGATTGTATTTGCTGTGGCTCAAATGATTTCCTTAGTGTG GTATATGGTCAGCTATATTCCAGGCGGACACACGGGGATGAAATTCttcacaaaaatattttattcagcCGCGTCTACAACTGTCAGTAAAACGCTACCGGTGTGA
- the LOC141908954 gene encoding uncharacterized protein LOC141908954, with the protein MKFLIQLIIILHMILLLAGTSSGTSSRRCRKPRVRGGRTRVKNAGRLVYFHCRRNLKRIGAAVAVCMDGNWSKPPPICAGTGCPPVLPSPGLEATGFGGYLTKFSCKGNGQLKGSAVIYCNTRKWNATIPQCVASSKEECNFDDDTCGWVQDSTDDFDWSVNTGPTSTDNTGPTADHTKGLRRNGRYLYAESSFPRRDGQKTRLLSPIYEANVSGQCFEFWYYMYGQVGMGELNVYLKTSGSSNMDSRFTKRGNQGRVWNRAEIAIEPLRRSFQIVFEAVRGTTKFTDIAIDDVQLKPCPGLNISKSHVLSNGSDVEFESSGDISVDGVSTTINTTTVEQTMTTMVVRPTSVTSEQKSYTTTSISDVDLVNMTTSQNIELSASSTSQNSDVLNFTEQIHKKLESSTSQIVSSTTVTVKTSESADIHRQVIASMDRRNNIIIYSSAGAVGFVGIIIVVLLIVLWRRHGSFRVRKGSVSSTDDTSPITRDHIFHRMVIHESPKSSPEGHHYQNEYN; encoded by the exons ATGAAGTTTCTAATTCAGTTAATTATCATTTTACATATGATTTTGCTGCTGGCAGGTACTTCCTCTG GTACCAGTAGCCGCCGTTGCAGAAAACCACGCGTTCGAGGTGGTAGAACGCGAGTTAAAAATGCTGGTCGGTTGGTATATTTTCACTGTAGGCGAAATCTGAAACGTATCGGAGCTGCAGTTGCCGTGTGTATGGATGGAAACTGGTCGAAACCTCCTCCAATTTGCGCAG GCACGGGATGTCCTCCTGTTCTACCATCACCTGGACTCGAAGCTACAGGCTTCGGTGGATATTTGACGAAGTTTTCGTGTAAAGGTAATGGGCAGCTGAAAGGCTCGGCAGTTATCTACTGTAACACGCGCAAATGGAATGCGACAATACCGCAATGCGTAGCAT CTAGCAAAGAGGAATGTAATTTTGACGATGATACATGTGGCTGGGTGCAAGATTCGACGGATGATTTCGATTGGTCAGTCAATACCGGTCCTACGTCCACGGATAATACTGGGCCAACAGCTGATCACACGAAAGGTTTAAGACGGAATG GTCGTTACCTATATGCCGAGTCATCATTTCCACGACGCGATGGCCAAAAGACTCGACTGTTGTCTCCGATATACGAGGCAAACGTTAGTGGACAATGTTTTGAATTCTGGTACTACATGTACGGACAGGTAGGAA TGGGTGAGCTGAACGTATACCTCAAGACATCTGGATCGAGCAATATGGATAGCCGATTCACAAAACGTGGGAATCAGGGCCGTGTTTGGAATCGAGCAGAAATAGCGATCGAACCTCTACGTAGATCATTCCAG ATAGTATTTGAAGCGGTGAGAGGAACCACGAAGTTTACTGATATCGCAATTGATGATGTCCAATTGAAACCCTGTCCAGGACTTA atatttcgAAATCTCATGTTCTCAGTAATGGCTCTGATGTCGAGTTTGAATCGTCTGGTGATATTTCCGTTGACGGAGTTTCAACAACTATAAATACTACAACAGTTGAACAAACTATGACGACGATGGTCGTCAGGCCAACATCGGTAACTTCAGAACAAAAATCGTATACCACGACGTCTATATCAGACGTGGACCTCGTTAACATGACAACCTCtcaaaatatagaattaagTGCATCATCAACTTCGCAGAATTCTGATGTACTAAattttactgaacaaattcATAAGAAACTAGAGTCATCGACTTCGCAAATTGTGTCGTCGACGACAGTAACAGTAAAGACATCTGAATCGGCGGATATTCATCGTCAGGTTATTGCATCAATGGACCGACGCAATAACATTATCATTTACAGTTCAGCTGGTGCTGTAGGTTTCGTCGGAATTATCATAGTTGTGTTGTTAATCGTTTTGTGGCGTCGTCACGGAAGTTTTAGAGTTCGCAAAGGGAGCGTTTCCAGTACGGACGACACCAGCCCAATAACACGTGACCACATCTTTCATCGAATGGTTATTCATGAAAGTCCTAAGTCGTCACCGGAAggtcatcattatcaaaacgAATATAACTAA
- the LOC141908113 gene encoding serine/threonine-protein phosphatase 6 catalytic subunit, translating to MADINKWVEIAKECKYLPENDLRKICDYVAELLLEESNVQPVSTPVTVCGDIHGQFYDLKELFQTGGEIPDTNYIFMGDFVDRGYYSLETFTLLMTLKARWPDRITLLRGNHESRQITQVYGFYDECQTKYGNANAWKYCCRVFDLLTVAAIIDESVLCVHGGLSPDIKTIDQIRTIERNQEIPHKGAFCDLVWSDPEDVESWAISPRGAGWLFGAKVTNEFVHINNIKLICRAHQLVHEGYKYMFEEKLVTVWSAPNYCYRCGNIAAVLAFNDVDHREAKLFNAVPDSDRVIPPRTTTPYFL from the exons ATGGCCGACATAAACAAATGGGTTGAAATTGCCAAAGAATGCAAATATTTGCCAGAAAATGACTTAAGA AAAATTTGTGATTATGTTGCTGAATTATTACTTGAAGAATCAAATGTTCAACCAGTATCGACACCTGTAACAGTTTGTGGTGATATACATGGACAG TTCTACGATctgaaagaattatttcaaacTGGTGGAGAAATTCCCGAcacaaattatatttttatg GGTGATTTCGTTGATAGAGGATATTACAGTTTGGAAACATTTACACTTTTGATGACTTTGAAAGCAAG GTGGCCGGATAGAATTACTTTATTACGCGGCAATCATGAAAGTAGACAAATAACTCAAGTTTATGGATTTTATG ATGAATGTCAAACTAAATATGGAAACGCAAATGCCTGGAAATACTGTTGTCGAGTCTTCGATTTACTCACAGTTGCTGCG ataattGATGAAAGTGTTTTGTGTGTTCACGGCGGTCTCTCTCCAGATATCAAGACCATCGACCAAATACGAACTATCGAACGCAATCAAGAAATTCCGCATAAAGGTGCTTTCTGTG ATCTTGTATGGTCCGACCCGGAAGATGTCGAAAGTTGGGCGATAAGTCCTCGAGGAGCTGGCTGGCTGTTTGGTGCTAAAGTCACGAATGAG TTTGTCCatataaataatataaaacTGATATGCAGAGCTCACCAATTAGTACATGAAG gttataaatatatgtttGAAGAGAAGCTAGTTACGGTATGGTCGGCTCCAAACTACTGTTATCGATGCGGCAATATAGCGGCAGTGTTAGCATTTAACGATGTCGATCATCGCGAAGCAAAACTTTTCAACGCTGTTCCGGATTCCGATCGCGTCATACCGCCAAGAACGACCACTCCATACTTTTTGTAA
- the LOC141908900 gene encoding uncharacterized protein LOC141908900 isoform X1: MTPNEARLYASLDELTKKYEPILQRQAVEDSLQILTTRRSYADLIRGMNYRRLSRKINRLIKLCMLLLGAGLLVVSIVFALISTGNPYVDRFARKHIQPLAISASKFLRRHTFPLHGLLPLSDLLERSCLISNPLYVPSVDTNLLELCDQCTRFHQIFEADGRAKDKKRWDRFTLIEGSGFPLVLRKSQEQSVSFSALQLVYRKHPEHLLQAVHAPVYSTNRTIQSLQLLFSLTENEIIANEHFHASWESIGVSASHVFRRMFPKSRLINPDIEILPEKKIFVDSIESKPYTLLNREDVSGSWYTLGSGAREVVLTPMTPCSHICTQLTTKLTALDTLYFSPLLWSVESRPITDTAVGDVTVALQGFHA, from the exons ATGACGCCTAACGAAGCTAGGCTTTACGCTAGCCTAGATGAACTAACGAAAAAATATGAACCGATATTGCAAAGACAAGCAGTAGAGGATAGTTTACAAATACTGACCACGAGACGATCGTATGCGGATCTTATTCGGGGAATGAACTATAGACGACTTTCAAGGAAGATCAACCGGTTGATTAAA TTATGTATGTTATTACTTGGAGCTGGACTTTTAGTCGTTTCGATTGTATTCGCTTTGATAAGTACGGGAAATCCATACGTAGATAGATTCGCAAGGAAGCATATACAACCTCTTGCAATTTCGGCATCGAAATTCCTGCGAAGACATACTTTCCCTTTGCATGGACTCTTACCACTTTCGG ATTTATTGGAGAGAAGCTGTTTGATATCCAATCCATTGTACGTTCCATCGGTTGACACGAACCTGTTAGAATTATGCGACCAATGCACCCGATTCCATCAGATATTTGAAGCAGACGGTCGCGCTAAAGATAAGAAACGTTGGGACCGTTTCACGCTTATAGAGGGCAGTGGATTCCCTCTCGTTTTACGCAAG TCGCAGGAACAGTCGGTGTCATTCTCAGCACTTCAATTAGTTTATCGTAAACATCCAGAACACCTTTTACAAGCCGTGCACGCACCAGTTTATTCGACGAACCGAACCATTCAGTCGTTGCAGTTACTGTTCTCTTTAACGGAGAACGAAATCATAGCAAATGAACATTTCCATGCTAGCTG GGAGTCGATAGGCGTGTCAGCGAGCCATGTTTTCAGACGGATGTTTCCGAAGTCCCGTCTCATCAATCCAGATATCGAGATTTTACCAGAGAAAAAAATCTTTGTAGACAGCATCGAATCAAAGCCTTACACCTTA CTGAACAGAGAAGACGTTTCGGGGTCTTGGTACACATTAGGAAGTGGCGCTAGAGAAGTCGTTCTTACACCGATGACGCCGTGTTCACACATCTGTACGCAACTTACCACAAAACTGACCGCGCTAGATACAC tttatttcagCCCTTTGTTGTGGTCGGTTGAATCACGACCAATTACAGATACAGCTGTCGGAGACGTAACAGTCGCTCTCCAGGGATTTCACGCGTAA
- the LOC141908900 gene encoding uncharacterized protein LOC141908900 isoform X2 encodes MTPNEARLYASLDELTKKYEPILQRQAVEDSLQILTTRRSYADLIRGMNYRRLSRKINRLIKLCMLLLGAGLLVVSIVFALISTGNPYVDRFARKHIQPLAISASKFLRRHTFPLHGLLPLSDLLERSCLISNPLYVPSVDTNLLELCDQCTRFHQIFEADGRAKDKKRWDRFTLIEGSGFPLVLRKSQEQSVSFSALQLVYRKHPEHLLQAVHAPVYSTNRTIQSLQLLFSLTENEIIANEHFHASWESIGVSASHVFRRMFPKSRLINPDIEILPEKKIFVDSIESKPYTLLNREDVSGSWYTLGSGAREVVLTPMTPCSHICTQLTTKLTALDTRNFISALCCGRLNHDQLQIQLSET; translated from the exons ATGACGCCTAACGAAGCTAGGCTTTACGCTAGCCTAGATGAACTAACGAAAAAATATGAACCGATATTGCAAAGACAAGCAGTAGAGGATAGTTTACAAATACTGACCACGAGACGATCGTATGCGGATCTTATTCGGGGAATGAACTATAGACGACTTTCAAGGAAGATCAACCGGTTGATTAAA TTATGTATGTTATTACTTGGAGCTGGACTTTTAGTCGTTTCGATTGTATTCGCTTTGATAAGTACGGGAAATCCATACGTAGATAGATTCGCAAGGAAGCATATACAACCTCTTGCAATTTCGGCATCGAAATTCCTGCGAAGACATACTTTCCCTTTGCATGGACTCTTACCACTTTCGG ATTTATTGGAGAGAAGCTGTTTGATATCCAATCCATTGTACGTTCCATCGGTTGACACGAACCTGTTAGAATTATGCGACCAATGCACCCGATTCCATCAGATATTTGAAGCAGACGGTCGCGCTAAAGATAAGAAACGTTGGGACCGTTTCACGCTTATAGAGGGCAGTGGATTCCCTCTCGTTTTACGCAAG TCGCAGGAACAGTCGGTGTCATTCTCAGCACTTCAATTAGTTTATCGTAAACATCCAGAACACCTTTTACAAGCCGTGCACGCACCAGTTTATTCGACGAACCGAACCATTCAGTCGTTGCAGTTACTGTTCTCTTTAACGGAGAACGAAATCATAGCAAATGAACATTTCCATGCTAGCTG GGAGTCGATAGGCGTGTCAGCGAGCCATGTTTTCAGACGGATGTTTCCGAAGTCCCGTCTCATCAATCCAGATATCGAGATTTTACCAGAGAAAAAAATCTTTGTAGACAGCATCGAATCAAAGCCTTACACCTTA CTGAACAGAGAAGACGTTTCGGGGTCTTGGTACACATTAGGAAGTGGCGCTAGAGAAGTCGTTCTTACACCGATGACGCCGTGTTCACACATCTGTACGCAACTTACCACAAAACTGACCGCGCTAGATACACGTAAT tttatttcagCCCTTTGTTGTGGTCGGTTGAATCACGACCAATTACAGATACAGCTGTCGGAGACGTAA
- the LOC141908307 gene encoding trifunctional purine biosynthetic protein adenosine-3-like: MAKVLIIGSGGREHALAVNLIKSNRVVHVYVAPGNGGTMNCSNNISNICIDTNDFNNLSTWCLENHINLVVVGPENPLANGITDHLLKSGVNCFGPCVQAARLEASKAFAKDFMDRYKIPTARWKSFSNADEACNHINCADYPALVVKASGLAAGKGVIVAETREEACQAVKLILQDKKFGSAGDTVVIEERLEGEEISVLAFTDGKTYACFPPAQDHKRLCDGDKGPNTGGMGAYCPCPHVPRAELLEIEKNVVQATIDGMNKDGNKYVGVLYAGIMRTKNGPKVLEFNCRFGDPETQVLMPMLSSDLYETMTHCINGTLESNKPTFYEDRFAVGVVLVSGGYPTSFQKGFEISGFDELLKGGQNILLYHGATTVDGTGKFVTSGGRVLTVVAVDNDLTATIKTSQTMAGRIRFKNSFFRKDIGHHALKFSQLSYKDAGVDIMAGDNLVRAIAPMAASTSRSGCQVELGMFGGMFDLKAAGYREPLLVSGTDGVGTKLKIAKICNKHDTVGIDLVAMCVNDVLAHGAEPLFFLDYFACGKLDVELAKSVISGITEGCKLAGCALIGGETAEMPGMYESGDYDLAGFTVGAVERHHTLPRIGDITPDDVIIGVASSGLHSNGFSLVRKIMSLQGIDYDMEYPFTEGKTIGDVLLIPTKIYSKSLLPVLRSGLVKAYAHITGGGLFENIPRVLPKCFGVRIDAASWQIPPLFGWLMKKGNISPGEMARTFNCGIGAVLICPKHEANQVVSQVKESGEKAWVIGKVFENPADGEQVCIANLEKEMGRHCPVSSNSCMPSQNPTPRNKVKVGVLISGSGTNLQALIDHTKNPQLDSVAEIVLVISNRADAKGLKRAQDASIPTKVISHKDFKSRLDFDLSVDAALRKSGVQLICLAGFMRILSGEFTRKWTGSLINVHPSLLPSFKGHNAHKMVLEAGVRITGCTVHFVTDEVDAGAIIVQEAAPVEPDDDIHSLQERVKTKEHIAYPKALELLASGKVKFDSKNNRVIWC, from the exons ATGGCAAAGGTTCTCATTATCGGAAGTGGTGGACGAGAACATGCCCTCGCTGTAAACCTTATCAAATCTAACAGAGTTGTACATGTTTATGTAGCTCCGGGCAATGGAGGGACAATGAATTGTTCCAATAACATCAGTAACATCT GTATTGATAcaaatgatttcaacaatttatCAACATGGTGCTTGGAAAATCACATCAACCTTGTTGTCGTGGGTCCTGAGAACCCATTGGCTAATGGCATTACAGATCATCTTCTTAAAAGTG GTGTTAACTGTTTTGGACCATGTGTTCAAGCCGCAAGATTAGAAGCCAGCAAAGCATTTGCTAAAGATTTTATGGATAGATATAAGATTCCGACTGCACGTtggaaatcattttctaatgcCGATGAAGCTTGCAACCACATAAATTG CGCTGATTATCCTGCGTTAGTCGTAAAAGCAAGTGGGCTTGCTGCCGGTAAGGGGGTTATTGTTGCCGAAACTAGAGAAGAAGCATGTCAGGCAGTCAAACTTATACTTCAG gatAAGAAATTCGGTAGTGCTGGTGATACTGTCGTCATAGAAGAACGATTAGAAGGAGAGGAAATATCT GTATTGGCATTTACTGATGGTAAGACGTATGCCTGCTTTCCACCAGCGCAAGATCATAAACGGCTTTGCGACGGTGACAAAGGCCCGAACACCGGTGGAATGGGAGCTTACTGCCCGTGCCCTCACGTGCCTCGAGCGGAACTGTTAGAGATCGAGAAGAACGTCGTTCAGGCAACTATCGACGGAATGAATAAAGATGGAAATAAATACGTAGGTGTGCTGTACGCCGGGATCATGAGAACGAAGAATGGGCCAAAAGTACTCGAATTCAACTGTCGATTTGGAGATCCAGAAACGCAG GTTCTTATGCCAATGTTGTCATCAGATCTTTATGAAACTATGACTCACTGCATTAACGGGACGCTTGAAAGTAACAAGCCGACATTTTATGAAGATCGTTTTGCCGTCGGAGTTGTTTTAGTCAGCGGAGGTTATCCCACTTCATTCCAGAAGGGTTTCGAAATTTCAG GTTTCGATGAACTACTTAAAGGTGGGCAGAATATTTTGTTGTACCATGGTGCCACAACTGTAGACGGTACAGGTAAATTTGTCACATCTGGTGGCCGGGTTTTAACTGTCGTTGCTGTTGACAATGATTTAACTGCTACAATAAAAACGTCCCAAACTATGGCTGGCCGAATCCGGTTTAAAAATTCATTCTTTCGGAAAGACATCGGACATCACGCTTTGAA GTTTTCCCAATTGAGCTATAAAGATGCAGGCGTTGACATAATGGCGGGGGATAATCTCGTGCGGGCAATCGCGCCTATGGCAGCTTCGACGTCCAGATCAGGCTGTCAGGTTGAGCTCGGTATGTTCGGAGGGATGTTTGATTTGAAAGCAGCCGGTTACCGTGAACCTTTACTTGTATCTGGTACTGACGGAGTTGGTACAAAACTAAAG ATTGCAAAGATATGCAATAAACACGATACCGTTGGTATTGATTTAGTCGCTATGTGCGTAAACGATGTCCTCGCTCATGGTGCCGAACCGTTATTTTTCTTGGATTATTTTGCGTGTGGTAAACTTGACGTTGAATTGGCTAAAAGTGTCATTTCTGGAATTACGGAAGGATGTAAACTTGCCGGTTGCGCTCTTATAG GTGGAGAAACTGCCGAGATGCCTGGCATGTATGAAAGTGGTGATTATGATTTGGCTGGATTTACAGTCGGTGCTGTGGAGAGACACCATACATTGCCACGTATAGGTGACATCACCCCAGACGATGTTATCATAGGTGTTGCATCCAGCGGTCTTCACAGTAACGGTTTCAGTTTAGTGAGGAAAATCATGAGTCTTCAAGGTATCGACTACGACATGGAATATCCGTTCACCGAGGGAAAAACAATAG GTGATGTGCTTTTAATTCCGACGAAAATTTATTCGAAGTCATTGTTGCCAGTTTTACGATCTGGCCTGGTGAAAGCCTACGCACACATCACGGGTGGAGGATTATTTGAGAATATTCCTCGGGTGCTTCCAAAATGTTTTGGTGTTCGCATTGATGCCGCATCGTGGCAAATACCACCTTTGTTTGGCTGGTTAATGAAAAAG GGTAACATTAGTCCCGGTGAAATGGCCAGAACATTTAATTGTGGTATCGGCGCCGTCCTGATATGTCCCAAACACGAGGCAAATCAAGTTGTATCCCAAGTAAAGGAGTCCGGTGAAAAAGCGTGGGTCATTGGAAAGGTCTTTGAAAATCCAGCTG ATGGGGAACAAGTGTGTATAGCTAACCTGGAAAAAGAAATGGGACGACATTGTCCAGTGTCCAGCAATTCATGTATGCCAAGTCAAAATCCGACTCCAAGGAATAAGGTTAAAGTTGGAGTTCTGATATCTGGGTCAG GTACGAATTTGCAGGCTCTGATAGATCATACGAAAAATCCTCAACTCGACAGTGTGGCGGAAATTGTTCTCGTTATTTCTAACCGAGCTGATGCAAAAGGATTAAAAAGAGCCCAGGATGCTTCTATTCCCACTAAA GTCATTTCCCATAAAGATTTCAAGAGTCGTTTGGACTTTGATTTGTCCGTCGATGCCGCTTTAAGAAAATCTGGCGTGCAATTGATTTGCTTGGCTGGATTTATGCGTATTCTAAGCG GTGAATTTACAAGGAAATGGACGGGAAGTTTGATAAATGTCCACCCGTCATTATTGCCATCATTCAAAGGACACAACGCTCATAAAATGGTACTCGAAGCTGGAGTGCGAATTACTGGTTGCACCGTTCATTTTGTAACT GACGAGGTCGATGCTGGCGCTATCATTGTCCAAGAAGCGGCTCCAGTCGAACCGGATGATGATATCCACTCGCTTCAAGAGCGTGTGAAAACTAAAGAGCATATTGCGTATCCGAAAGCATTGGAATTATTGGCATCTGGCAAAGTTAAATTTGATTCGAAGAATAATAGAGTTATTTGGTGTTAG
- the LOC141908454 gene encoding receptor-interacting serine/threonine-protein kinase 1-like isoform X1, whose translation MSDKLAISESADDTNERPMEISKTEYDDDIKDQSQQDGCSFQDGCSVETNMNFSLNTAIATSLKPGIIHVNKCKNVQIGNNNFATVYMGKSKTNKYSKGPCKSTEEKLPKDDPIFCCFKEVEQDDLLAIQGLIGIDWKRLGRYLKIDESDIKCISEDYRGDTKEQAYQMLLLWRKTREGGEATVSMVAQALRKCDRADIIKKLKIENQAM comes from the exons ATGTCTGATAAATTAGCAATTTCTGAGTCCGCAGATGATACAAATGAAAGACCCATGGAAATATCAAAGACTGaatatgatgatgatataaaagatcaaagCCAGCAG GATGGATGTTCGTTTCAGGATGGATGTTCGGTAGAAACAAAtatgaacttttctcttaataCGGCCATAG ccacATCGTTAAAGCCTGGAATTATTCATGTCAACAAATGTAAGAATGTTCAAATCGGaaacaataattttgcaaCGGTCTATATGGGTAAATCGAAAACGAACAAATATTCGAAAGGACCATGTAAATCCACCGAGGAAAAACTGCCGAAAGATGACCCTATATTTT GCTGCTTTAAGGAAGTAGAACAAGACGATCTTCTTGCGATTCAGGGTCTAATCGGAATAGATTGGAAGCGTTTAG ggcGTTACCTTAAAATTGATGAAAGCGATATAAAATGTATCAGCGAGGACTATCGCGGTGATACGAAAGAACAGGCCTATCAAATGCTGTTGCTTTGGAGGAAGACACGGGAGGGAGGAGAAGCTACTGTCTCAATGGTCGCTCAAGCACTACGGAAGTGTGACCGTGCAGATATCATTAAAAaactcaaaattgaaaatcaagcaATGTGA
- the LOC141908454 gene encoding receptor-interacting serine/threonine-protein kinase 1-like isoform X2, with protein sequence MTDGCSFQDGCSVETNMNFSLNTAIATSLKPGIIHVNKCKNVQIGNNNFATVYMGKSKTNKYSKGPCKSTEEKLPKDDPIFCCFKEVEQDDLLAIQGLIGIDWKRLGRYLKIDESDIKCISEDYRGDTKEQAYQMLLLWRKTREGGEATVSMVAQALRKCDRADIIKKLKIENQAM encoded by the exons ATGACG GATGGATGTTCGTTTCAGGATGGATGTTCGGTAGAAACAAAtatgaacttttctcttaataCGGCCATAG ccacATCGTTAAAGCCTGGAATTATTCATGTCAACAAATGTAAGAATGTTCAAATCGGaaacaataattttgcaaCGGTCTATATGGGTAAATCGAAAACGAACAAATATTCGAAAGGACCATGTAAATCCACCGAGGAAAAACTGCCGAAAGATGACCCTATATTTT GCTGCTTTAAGGAAGTAGAACAAGACGATCTTCTTGCGATTCAGGGTCTAATCGGAATAGATTGGAAGCGTTTAG ggcGTTACCTTAAAATTGATGAAAGCGATATAAAATGTATCAGCGAGGACTATCGCGGTGATACGAAAGAACAGGCCTATCAAATGCTGTTGCTTTGGAGGAAGACACGGGAGGGAGGAGAAGCTACTGTCTCAATGGTCGCTCAAGCACTACGGAAGTGTGACCGTGCAGATATCATTAAAAaactcaaaattgaaaatcaagcaATGTGA